The following coding sequences lie in one Treponema socranskii subsp. buccale genomic window:
- a CDS encoding flavin reductase family protein, whose translation MKKDLGVHPYVFPMPVLMVATYNEDGSVDVMNMAWGGMCAENMVALNLDESHKTSENIKKRNAFTLSIADLDNIEAADFFGIASCNTMPDKFERTGLHAYKSRKVDAPVVEEFPLTLECKVAAIEHGVCGFRVVGEIVNVIADEKILDAKNKIDPEKINAFVFDQFQNGYYRIGEKVGQAWKSGADLMKK comes from the coding sequence ATGAAAAAAGATTTAGGCGTTCATCCCTATGTGTTTCCCATGCCGGTGCTTATGGTTGCGACGTACAACGAAGACGGCAGCGTCGACGTCATGAATATGGCGTGGGGCGGTATGTGCGCGGAAAATATGGTCGCGCTCAATCTCGATGAATCGCACAAAACGTCCGAAAATATCAAAAAGAGAAACGCTTTTACGCTCAGCATTGCGGATCTCGACAATATCGAAGCGGCCGATTTTTTCGGCATCGCGTCGTGCAATACGATGCCCGACAAATTCGAACGTACGGGATTGCATGCGTATAAAAGCCGAAAAGTGGACGCTCCCGTCGTCGAAGAATTCCCGCTCACGCTCGAATGCAAAGTCGCGGCGATCGAACACGGCGTGTGCGGCTTCCGCGTCGTCGGTGAAATCGTCAATGTCATCGCGGACGAAAAAATTCTCGACGCAAAAAACAAAATCGATCCTGAAAAAATCAATGCGTTCGTATTCGACCAATTCCAAAACGGTTATTACCGCATCGGTGAAAAAGTCGGGCAGGCGTGGAAGAGCGGCGCCGATCTGATGAAAAAATAA
- a CDS encoding helix-turn-helix domain-containing protein — translation MQNTLQILFSFLLYSENIRRFRLSKKLTQERLAERAGITSAYISEIENQKKVGKFETIASLANALEVEPYELFLESGSVQAYNDKRTKALMNRLRNNFNELVDTIEEFLTE, via the coding sequence TTGCAAAACACTCTTCAAATTTTATTTTCATTTCTATTATATTCGGAAAATATCAGACGTTTTAGGTTATCAAAAAAGCTGACACAGGAACGGCTGGCGGAACGTGCCGGCATAACAAGCGCATATATAAGCGAAATTGAAAATCAAAAAAAAGTCGGTAAATTTGAAACGATAGCTTCGCTTGCGAATGCGCTTGAAGTTGAACCGTATGAACTTTTCCTGGAATCAGGCAGTGTACAAGCCTACAACGACAAACGAACGAAAGCGTTGATGAACCGTCTTCGTAACAATTTTAACGAGCTTGTAGATACGATAGAAGAGTTCTTAACGGAATAA
- a CDS encoding ATP-binding cassette domain-containing protein, with protein sequence MGLRAPDLSEVRPDCALDTAAVQNRTASAPDKAAHTSAQGAHERLELEVKNVSLYRKKKLVLQNLSFSARAGEIIAITGANGTGKTTFVRALCGLHKETAGSFLWNGNALKPKERLKRAYMVMQDVNYQLFAESVEAECSFG encoded by the coding sequence ATGGGCTTACGGGCACCAGATTTGAGCGAAGTGCGGCCCGATTGCGCGCTTGATACGGCGGCCGTACAAAACAGGACAGCATCCGCGCCGGACAAAGCAGCTCATACATCGGCTCAAGGGGCACACGAGCGGCTTGAACTGGAGGTGAAGAATGTTTCGCTGTACCGCAAAAAAAAGCTTGTTTTGCAAAACCTTTCTTTTTCCGCCCGCGCAGGCGAAATTATCGCAATTACGGGCGCAAACGGTACCGGAAAAACAACCTTTGTACGCGCACTGTGCGGCTTGCACAAAGAAACGGCCGGCAGTTTTCTATGGAACGGAAACGCGCTTAAACCGAAAGAGCGTCTGAAGCGCGCATATATGGTGATGCAGGATGTGAATTACCAGCTTTTTGCGGAAAGCGTCGAAGCCGAATGTTCTTTCGGCTGA
- a CDS encoding ATP-binding cassette domain-containing protein, with translation MFFRLKAVKAESVEAALGALHLSALRSRHPVSLSGGEAQRLAIARALLQDAPIIVLDEATAFADAENEYKIKKTFDVLHKDKTVIMIAHRLSSVVNADKICVIDEGTLAETGTHAELLARKGLYASMCDNFQKGIEWKV, from the coding sequence ATGTTCTTTCGGCTGAAAGCGGTAAAAGCGGAATCGGTCGAAGCGGCTCTTGGTGCGCTGCATTTGTCGGCGCTCCGTTCGCGGCACCCGGTTTCTCTTTCAGGCGGAGAAGCACAGCGGCTTGCCATTGCCCGTGCCCTGCTGCAGGACGCACCGATTATCGTACTTGACGAAGCGACAGCCTTTGCCGACGCCGAAAACGAATACAAAATAAAAAAGACATTCGACGTGCTGCACAAAGACAAAACCGTCATTATGATCGCCCACCGCCTCTCTTCGGTCGTTAACGCCGATAAAATCTGTGTCATCGATGAGGGCACGCTTGCCGAAACGGGGACGCATGCCGAACTGCTCGCACGGAAGGGCTTGTACGCAAGTATGTGTGACAACTTTCAAAAAGGCATCGAGTGGAAGGTTTAA
- a CDS encoding formylglycine-generating enzyme family protein: protein MKMKEKSGKLLGLGAAALLLAALVLFTACPNSAGGGGPVTPDVGSVEDTGDGFVKIIPPTTGIVGVDPDYTLPGTQAYWEGVFIKDRKVKLSPYKLGKTEVTYEVWHEVLTWAESNGYAFANKGKEGSDGTEGAAPTEAGKKEPVTTINWRDCIVWCNAYTAKTMGEGECVYRKSKTDIAVLKNATDTAACDAAYADMSKKGYRLPTEAEWEYAARWQGSNTENAEQYGDVYLTKLNSASGAKDKWDTAETGEVAWYRGNSDNKTHPVGKKRANALGLHDMSGNVWEWCFDWYGDIAANTVTDPQGAASGFYRVHRGGGWNDYNCTVGARSGSSPGNEDDYLGFRLAWCP, encoded by the coding sequence ATGAAAATGAAGGAAAAGAGCGGCAAGCTCTTAGGTTTAGGTGCAGCAGCGTTGCTGCTTGCTGCGTTGGTACTTTTTACCGCCTGCCCCAACAGCGCAGGAGGCGGCGGCCCCGTAACTCCCGATGTAGGTTCTGTTGAAGACACAGGCGACGGCTTTGTAAAAATAATACCTCCGACAACAGGCATTGTAGGCGTTGACCCTGACTACACCTTACCCGGAACTCAGGCTTATTGGGAAGGTGTATTTATTAAAGACCGGAAGGTAAAATTAAGCCCCTACAAGCTGGGCAAAACAGAGGTAACGTACGAGGTATGGCACGAGGTACTGACATGGGCAGAAAGTAATGGCTACGCCTTTGCAAATAAGGGAAAAGAAGGCAGCGACGGAACCGAAGGAGCCGCTCCCACAGAAGCAGGAAAAAAAGAGCCTGTAACGACTATAAACTGGCGGGACTGCATTGTGTGGTGTAATGCGTATACAGCAAAGACGATGGGCGAGGGAGAATGCGTATACCGCAAAAGCAAAACCGATATTGCGGTATTAAAAAATGCGACTGATACAGCTGCTTGCGATGCCGCTTATGCCGATATGAGTAAAAAAGGCTACCGCCTTCCTACCGAAGCCGAGTGGGAATATGCAGCCCGCTGGCAGGGAAGCAATACTGAAAATGCGGAACAATACGGCGATGTATACCTTACCAAATTAAACAGTGCAAGCGGAGCCAAAGATAAATGGGATACGGCTGAAACAGGAGAGGTTGCATGGTATAGAGGTAATTCAGACAATAAAACTCATCCTGTAGGAAAAAAGCGGGCAAATGCACTTGGCTTACACGATATGAGCGGGAATGTCTGGGAATGGTGTTTTGATTGGTACGGCGATATAGCGGCTAACACAGTTACCGATCCTCAAGGTGCCGCGTCAGGCTTTTACCGCGTCCATCGCGGCGGCGGTTGGAACGACTACAACTGCACTGTAGGCGCACGGTCCGGCAGCAGTCCTGGCAACGAGGACGACTATCTTGGCTTCCGCCTGGCTTGGTGCCCTTGA
- a CDS encoding ABC transporter ATP-binding protein, translating into MDTYKRLFKYTPEKMHCVYISALCAVLGVASQMGAFWFLWKFLYALLVTKNVTDGSMYATVIVSLLAGYSIVYFGALWASHVLGFRLESNLRKTAIKHLMNASFAFFDMNPSGKIRKLIDDNAQETHMLVAHLIPDNISALFTPIFMFIIVFAVDVKLGFLLLGVALIGGVQMMFMMGNKNFMQKYQAALERMNAEAVEYVRGMQIVKIFKSTVESFKAFYEAITGYSDLAYKYTLSCRSPYVMFQVLFNLFAVFTIPAAVYFMNKGADGNLIIAKIVFFVCIAGILFSAFMRVMYVGMYNFQAKSVVDKLENLFADMEKDNLEHGTEEKFDNFGIEFKNVSFGYTDEKILKDVSFMLEPNKTYALVGSSGGGKSTIAKLISGFYKINSGNVLIGGKDISSYSKNALMHSIAFVFQTSKLFKTSIFENVKMGNKHASDEEVMNALRLARCEDILAKFPEREKTVVGSKGVHLSGGEIQRVAIARAILKNADIIILDEASAAADPENEYEIQQAFSNLMKNKTVIMIAHRLSSIKNVDEILVVEDGNIVERGSDAELMQKGGKYSRLQKLYSQANEWRV; encoded by the coding sequence ATGGACACATATAAAAGATTGTTTAAATATACGCCGGAAAAAATGCACTGCGTGTATATTTCGGCGTTATGCGCCGTGCTGGGCGTCGCTTCTCAGATGGGGGCATTTTGGTTTTTATGGAAGTTTTTGTACGCGCTTTTGGTTACCAAAAACGTTACGGACGGCTCGATGTACGCGACGGTGATTGTCTCGCTGTTGGCGGGCTATTCGATTGTGTACTTCGGCGCTTTGTGGGCGTCGCACGTGCTCGGCTTTCGGCTTGAATCGAATTTGCGCAAAACCGCAATCAAACATTTAATGAACGCTTCATTTGCGTTTTTTGACATGAACCCGTCGGGAAAAATTCGCAAGCTCATAGACGACAACGCGCAGGAAACGCATATGCTGGTTGCGCATTTAATTCCCGATAATATTTCCGCATTGTTTACGCCGATTTTTATGTTTATCATCGTCTTTGCGGTCGATGTAAAGCTCGGTTTTTTGCTCCTCGGTGTTGCGCTTATCGGCGGTGTACAGATGATGTTTATGATGGGCAATAAAAACTTTATGCAGAAGTATCAAGCGGCGTTGGAGCGGATGAATGCGGAAGCTGTCGAATATGTGCGCGGCATGCAGATTGTAAAAATCTTTAAAAGCACCGTCGAATCCTTTAAGGCGTTTTACGAAGCGATTACCGGCTATTCCGATTTGGCATACAAGTACACGCTCAGCTGCCGTTCTCCGTATGTGATGTTTCAAGTGCTGTTTAACCTGTTCGCGGTATTTACCATTCCCGCCGCTGTTTATTTTATGAATAAGGGCGCGGACGGAAATCTCATCATTGCAAAAATCGTCTTTTTTGTGTGCATTGCCGGCATTCTTTTTTCGGCGTTTATGCGCGTTATGTATGTCGGAATGTACAACTTTCAGGCAAAAAGCGTTGTGGATAAGCTCGAAAATCTTTTTGCAGACATGGAAAAAGACAATCTCGAACACGGTACGGAAGAAAAGTTTGACAACTTCGGAATCGAATTTAAAAACGTTTCGTTCGGCTATACCGACGAAAAGATTTTAAAAGACGTGAGCTTTATGTTGGAGCCGAACAAAACCTACGCGCTGGTCGGTTCGTCCGGCGGCGGAAAATCAACCATTGCAAAACTTATTTCCGGTTTTTACAAAATAAATTCAGGCAACGTTTTAATCGGCGGAAAGGATATTTCTTCATATTCAAAAAATGCGCTCATGCACAGTATCGCCTTTGTGTTTCAAACGTCGAAGCTTTTTAAAACGAGCATTTTTGAAAATGTCAAAATGGGTAATAAACATGCAAGCGATGAAGAAGTGATGAATGCGCTTCGGCTTGCCCGCTGCGAAGACATTTTGGCAAAATTCCCCGAACGTGAAAAAACGGTTGTCGGTTCAAAAGGCGTGCACTTATCCGGCGGAGAAATTCAGCGTGTTGCGATCGCCCGCGCTATTTTGAAAAACGCGGATATCATCATTTTGGACGAAGCCTCCGCGGCCGCCGACCCCGAAAACGAATACGAAATTCAGCAGGCCTTTTCCAATTTGATGAAAAACAAAACGGTTATTATGATTGCGCACCGCCTCAGCTCGATTAAAAATGTCGATGAAATTTTGGTTGTCGAAGACGGAAACATCGTCGAGCGCGGCAGCGACGCCGAGCTTATGCAAAAAGGCGGAAAGTACAGCCGGCTGCAAAAGCTGTATTCTCAAGCAAATGAGTGGAGAGTCTAA
- a CDS encoding epoxyqueuosine reductase QueH, producing MKRNYQSELDGILDRISAEERAGAPAVKPSLLLHACCAPCSSYVIEYLASYFDISIYYYNPNIHPQKEYERRLHELETFLPQFPPALENRVRLIRADYDVREFEEAVRAAENPELASEAERGERCRRCYELRMKRAYEYARAHSFDWFTTTLSISPFKDADKINGIGAMLEASGGPRFLTSDFKKRNGFKRSLEISKEYGMYRQDYCGCKYSLENTRAH from the coding sequence ATGAAGCGTAATTATCAATCGGAACTCGACGGCATCCTCGACCGCATCTCAGCGGAAGAAAGAGCGGGAGCGCCTGCAGTAAAGCCTTCGCTGCTCCTCCACGCATGCTGCGCTCCGTGCTCGTCTTATGTCATCGAATACCTCGCATCGTATTTCGACATTTCGATTTATTATTACAATCCGAATATCCATCCGCAAAAAGAATACGAGCGGCGCTTACACGAACTCGAAACTTTTTTACCGCAATTTCCGCCGGCGCTCGAAAACCGCGTTCGGCTCATACGTGCGGATTACGATGTACGCGAATTCGAAGAGGCCGTGCGCGCAGCCGAAAATCCCGAACTCGCTTCCGAAGCCGAACGCGGGGAACGGTGCAGACGATGCTATGAACTGCGTATGAAGCGCGCATACGAATACGCCCGTGCGCACTCTTTCGATTGGTTTACGACGACGCTTTCGATCAGCCCGTTTAAAGACGCGGATAAAATCAACGGTATCGGTGCGATGCTCGAAGCATCAGGAGGCCCGCGCTTTCTCACAAGCGATTTTAAAAAGCGAAACGGTTTTAAACGCAGTCTCGAAATCAGCAAAGAATACGGCATGTACCGGCAGGACTATTGCGGCTGTAAGTATTCGCTCGAAAATACGAGAGCACATTGA
- a CDS encoding type II toxin-antitoxin system RelB/DinJ family antitoxin, with the protein MASTLVQIRVDEKLKDDAAAVYENPGLDLSTAVRIFFKRSVAENGISDMNLEEINTEIDAARKR; encoded by the coding sequence ATGGCAAGTACATTGGTCCAAATCCGTGTTGATGAAAAATTGAAAGACGATGCGGCTGCCGTCTATGAAAATCCGGGGCTCGATTTATCGACAGCAGTACGTATTTTTTTTAAGCGCAGCGTTGCCGAAAACGGTATTTCCGACATGAATCTTGAAGAAATCAATACCGAAATCGATGCCGCTCGCAAGCGATAA
- a CDS encoding alpha/beta hydrolase, whose protein sequence is MVIHEYGNIEAEKILVLHPMLLTGAFAAKLFAPLSDRYCIIAPDLSAHGQASSSEFVSAENEAAQILCYLKEKGYTDIALTFGISLGARIALELLKDDDIHWKCIVLDGAPVYKNARFLRFVYTAVFLSKWKKARKCKGFAQKKMTALFGEAGEVMGSTFESMGEKSLRNIIAACSRFDFYPYPKDVQQRMYFEFGSKEIDARQAKTILCRYPFVHIALHKGYGHCQYMAAEKKAYLAMLEERMKRKV, encoded by the coding sequence ATGGTTATACACGAATACGGAAACATTGAGGCGGAAAAAATACTGGTTTTGCACCCGATGTTGCTGACCGGTGCCTTTGCGGCAAAGCTGTTTGCGCCGCTAAGCGATCGGTACTGTATTATTGCGCCGGATTTGTCGGCTCACGGGCAAGCGTCTTCGAGTGAGTTTGTTTCCGCCGAAAACGAAGCTGCGCAAATCCTTTGCTATTTGAAAGAAAAAGGCTATACGGATATCGCATTGACGTTCGGCATTTCCCTGGGAGCGCGGATTGCGCTGGAGCTGTTGAAGGATGACGACATACACTGGAAATGCATTGTTTTGGACGGTGCGCCGGTATACAAAAATGCCCGCTTTTTGCGCTTTGTGTATACCGCCGTCTTTTTAAGTAAATGGAAAAAGGCGCGAAAATGCAAGGGGTTTGCTCAAAAGAAAATGACCGCATTGTTCGGTGAAGCGGGCGAAGTAATGGGAAGCACGTTTGAAAGCATGGGTGAAAAAAGCCTGCGAAATATCATAGCGGCATGCAGCCGCTTCGATTTTTATCCGTATCCGAAAGATGTGCAGCAGCGTATGTATTTTGAATTCGGCAGTAAAGAAATAGATGCACGGCAAGCAAAGACGATTTTGTGCCGCTACCCTTTTGTGCATATCGCACTGCATAAAGGGTACGGGCACTGTCAGTATATGGCAGCGGAAAAAAAGGCATACCTTGCGATGCTTGAAGAGCGCATGAAGCGGAAGGTTTGA
- a CDS encoding methyltransferase family protein, whose protein sequence is MFIKRKDKILPPAPKEHLPVMGVGPVCIAIMIALTAAGIALVKFDMLTGGNVNGTRTAILFVIAGILCIAGGIALWCAAVFGARIDIKIKSNRLATDGVYALVRNPIYSAFLFICTGALLFCRNRYVLILPPLFWLYLTVFMKLTEEKWLAERFGDEYGAYCKRVNRFIPWKRG, encoded by the coding sequence ATGTTTATTAAACGGAAGGATAAAATTTTACCGCCTGCTCCGAAAGAACATCTTCCGGTGATGGGCGTCGGACCGGTGTGCATTGCGATTATGATTGCGCTCACAGCCGCGGGCATTGCACTTGTCAAATTCGATATGCTTACCGGCGGAAATGTGAACGGCACGCGAACTGCAATTCTTTTTGTCATTGCCGGCATCCTGTGCATTGCAGGCGGCATTGCACTGTGGTGCGCCGCGGTATTCGGTGCGCGCATCGACATCAAGATAAAATCGAACCGGCTTGCAACCGACGGCGTATATGCCCTTGTGCGCAATCCCATTTATTCGGCATTTTTATTTATTTGTACCGGCGCACTGCTGTTTTGCCGGAATCGGTACGTATTGATTTTGCCGCCGCTTTTTTGGCTGTACCTTACCGTGTTTATGAAATTGACGGAAGAAAAATGGCTTGCCGAACGCTTCGGCGATGAATATGGTGCATATTGCAAACGGGTCAACCGCTTTATTCCGTGGAAAAGAGGATGA
- a CDS encoding ABC transporter ATP-binding protein, producing the protein MNKLQKWFGVTESGAKGIVTASVWSMLADISFILPMFLTMFFLQGYFEGTLRPAGFYIGIIAALALVMYVLVHINYNTLYTATFKECTELRVNIADRLKALPLAYFSKHDVSDLSQTVMTDVAAIEHALSHAIPQTIGLVLYLIIIGAMMIAAHPGLGLCVFVPIIISFILLILSKKIQIRETTRDFHKQRERSEFFQETIELQQEIKSYGLTDTVAAKLNRNVDEAEKLHLVVEAHQAIPLNIALLFLKFSIGVTVFFGLKMYLAGTAPLLYLIGYIIAASRVTDAVAGVEANLAELMYIDSRVKRINELRETKTQEGEPASLRHYGIQFENVEFSYNKGQKIIDGISFTAEQNQVTALVGPSGCGKTTVLRLASRLYDYDKGQILIDGKDIAKIDTDSLFDKISIVFQDVGLFNTSIMENIRVGNKNASDDDVIAAARLANCTEFIEALPDGYNTVIGENGSRLSGGERQRLSIARALLKNAPIIILDEISASLDVENEMKIQESLNTLIKGKTVIIISHRLKSIENADKIIVMNKGKIDAEGKHAELLKASPLYRDMIEKSGLTETYVY; encoded by the coding sequence ATGAATAAATTACAAAAATGGTTCGGGGTTACCGAATCGGGTGCAAAAGGAATAGTTACGGCGTCGGTATGGTCGATGCTTGCGGATATCTCGTTTATTTTACCGATGTTTTTAACGATGTTTTTCCTGCAGGGATACTTTGAGGGAACGCTGCGGCCGGCGGGATTTTATATCGGTATTATTGCCGCCCTTGCGCTGGTGATGTATGTGCTTGTTCATATCAATTACAACACGCTCTACACGGCGACGTTCAAAGAATGCACGGAACTGCGCGTGAATATTGCAGACCGGCTCAAAGCCCTGCCGCTTGCGTATTTTTCGAAGCACGATGTTTCCGATTTGTCGCAAACGGTGATGACCGATGTCGCCGCAATCGAGCATGCGCTCAGTCACGCAATTCCGCAAACAATCGGCCTTGTGCTGTATTTGATTATAATCGGCGCGATGATGATTGCCGCTCATCCGGGATTGGGTTTATGCGTATTTGTACCGATTATCATCAGTTTTATTCTGTTAATCTTGTCGAAAAAAATTCAAATACGGGAAACGACGCGGGATTTTCATAAACAGCGTGAGCGTTCGGAATTTTTTCAGGAGACGATAGAGCTGCAACAGGAAATTAAAAGCTACGGGCTCACGGATACGGTTGCAGCAAAATTGAATCGCAATGTCGACGAAGCGGAAAAACTGCATTTGGTTGTGGAAGCGCATCAAGCGATCCCGCTTAACATCGCACTGCTGTTTTTAAAGTTTTCCATCGGCGTTACCGTATTTTTCGGACTAAAAATGTATTTGGCAGGAACGGCGCCGCTTTTGTATCTTATCGGCTATATTATCGCAGCCTCGCGCGTTACCGACGCGGTTGCAGGCGTTGAAGCAAACCTTGCCGAGTTGATGTATATCGATTCGCGCGTTAAACGCATTAACGAGCTGCGCGAAACAAAAACGCAGGAAGGCGAGCCCGCTTCGTTGCGGCATTACGGCATTCAATTTGAAAACGTCGAATTTTCGTATAACAAGGGGCAAAAGATTATTGACGGTATTTCGTTTACCGCCGAACAGAATCAGGTTACCGCGCTTGTCGGTCCGTCCGGCTGCGGAAAGACAACCGTGCTCCGGCTTGCATCCCGTCTCTACGACTACGATAAGGGACAGATCCTCATCGACGGCAAAGACATTGCAAAGATCGACACCGACAGCCTCTTCGATAAAATTTCGATTGTGTTTCAGGATGTAGGACTTTTTAATACGTCGATTATGGAAAACATCCGGGTCGGAAATAAAAACGCAAGCGACGACGACGTTATTGCCGCCGCCCGCCTTGCAAACTGTACCGAGTTTATCGAAGCGCTGCCGGACGGCTACAATACGGTTATCGGTGAAAACGGCAGCAGGCTTTCCGGCGGAGAGCGGCAACGTCTTTCCATTGCACGTGCACTTTTGAAAAACGCGCCGATTATAATCCTTGACGAAATCAGCGCTTCGCTCGATGTGGAAAACGAAATGAAAATTCAGGAAAGCCTCAACACGCTCATAAAGGGCAAAACGGTGATTATCATTTCGCACCGCTTAAAGTCGATCGAAAACGCCGACAAAATTATCGTCATGAATAAGGGCAAAATCGATGCGGAAGGCAAACACGCTGAACTCCTAAAAGCCTCACCGCTCTACCGCGACATGATTGAAAAGTCGGGTTTGACGGAGACATATGTTTATTAA
- a CDS encoding EFR1 family ferrodoxin (N-terminal region resembles flavodoxins. C-terminal ferrodoxin region binds two 4Fe-4S clusters.), with protein sequence MNMSADKIKLAVIYFSPTGTTKKVIDYIVKGIDGDIICSTDLTKRDNREKTQDVSFADADLIIVGAPTYGGFLYKEFRNCLKHLDFQGKCIIAITLYGNASPMFATGEMISIIQKGNGKLLGYGEFVGEHSYSGKDIPVAKGRPDNDDLQKAVLFGKTVRNRLLHTETRHLYNRTTVFDKIINFVADKKPVHTGKRMFTIPHTDNEKCIHCSECVKVCPKSCIRADMTTDKNECIVCMACVKICPTGAREAHPKNILVKSGLHSINKRKHKSRFF encoded by the coding sequence ATGAATATGTCTGCGGATAAAATTAAACTTGCCGTTATTTATTTCTCACCTACGGGAACAACGAAAAAAGTCATTGATTATATTGTTAAAGGAATTGACGGGGACATAATATGTTCTACGGATTTGACTAAACGGGACAATAGAGAAAAAACACAAGATGTAAGTTTCGCAGATGCGGATTTGATAATCGTGGGCGCTCCGACATACGGAGGGTTTTTATATAAGGAATTCAGAAACTGCCTAAAGCATTTGGATTTTCAAGGAAAATGTATAATTGCAATCACACTATACGGTAATGCATCACCGATGTTTGCTACCGGAGAAATGATATCTATAATACAAAAGGGTAACGGAAAGCTGCTCGGGTACGGTGAATTTGTCGGGGAGCATTCATATTCCGGTAAAGATATTCCGGTTGCGAAAGGCAGACCCGATAATGATGATTTACAAAAAGCGGTACTATTCGGAAAGACTGTAAGAAACAGATTATTACATACGGAAACACGGCATCTTTATAATAGGACAACTGTGTTTGATAAAATTATAAATTTTGTCGCAGATAAAAAACCGGTACATACCGGGAAAAGGATGTTTACTATTCCGCATACAGATAACGAAAAATGTATTCACTGTTCCGAATGTGTAAAAGTATGTCCTAAAAGTTGTATACGTGCGGATATGACAACCGATAAAAATGAATGTATTGTGTGCATGGCATGTGTTAAAATATGCCCGACGGGGGCAAGAGAAGCCCATCCTAAAAATATACTAGTCAAATCAGGTTTACATAGTATAAATAAAAGAAAGCACAAATCCCGTTTTTTCTAA